In a genomic window of Telopea speciosissima isolate NSW1024214 ecotype Mountain lineage chromosome 5, Tspe_v1, whole genome shotgun sequence:
- the LOC122663183 gene encoding uncharacterized protein LOC122663183, whose protein sequence is MTEKAFTEFQLANNPPYSSTQTLEPIRISDSISTHSWIPPAPSWVKLNVDAAWSKGSKKGGLGNVIRDHFGHPLLAYSVGVNCDSDFIAEALAIRSGLLFATTGGFRKVLVELDCYSLIQQLSSFDPELAIQSIHHDIVQLQKSFDDCSFSFVPRSANSVADSLAGSTLSVESPIDWPITTHWLLHLCENETTVSNDSLAQ, encoded by the coding sequence ATGACGGAAAAAGCTTTCACTGAATTCCAGCTTGcaaataatccaccttactcTTCTACTCAGACTCTGGAACCAATTCGTATTTCGGATTCTATTTCTACTCATAGTTGGATTCCCCCTGCACCTTCTTGGGTTAAATTGAATGTTGATGCAGCTTGGAGTAAAGGATCTAAGAAAGGTGGTCTTGGAAACGTTATAAGAGATCACTTTGGCCATCCTCTTTTGGCTTATTCGGTTGGCGTTAATTGTGACTCTGATTTCATTGCAGAGGCCCTTGCTATTCGGTCTGGTCTTCTTTTTGCTACTACGGGTGGTTTCAGGAAAGTCTTGGTGGAGTTAGATTGTTATTCGTTAATTCAGCAGCTATCTTCTTTTGATCCGGAGCTTGCCATTCAAAGTATTCATCATGATATTGTTCAGCTTCAGAAATCTTTTGATGattgctctttttcttttgttccaagGTCTGCCAATAGTGTGGCTGATTCCTTGGCTGGGTCGACCCTTTCGGTTGAGTCTCCAATTGATTGGCCTATTACCACTCATTGGCTTCTTCATCTTTGTGAGAATGAAACTACTGTTTCTAATGACTCTCTAGCTCAATAA